The following coding sequences are from one Chelonoidis abingdonii isolate Lonesome George chromosome 4, CheloAbing_2.0, whole genome shotgun sequence window:
- the ETV7 gene encoding transcription factor ETV7 isoform X2 encodes MQGEVTVSSSVSPVTAASLPLQSQSRCAAFSQPISEGEIFKLPGRLRIQPSLWSKDDVIHWLRWAEKEYSLRQTDESKFEMNGKALCILTKEDFRYRAPSSGVKCRLEVSPAAVPSLSTSCLSHAEQLRSPSKASCTAEPLNLSHHSPEVSYRAEIICSFPNTSPAPVDGKIADCRLLWDYVYQLLSDSRYEPYIKWEDKEAKIFRVVDPNGLARLWGNHKNRVNMTYEKMSRALRHYYKLNIIKKEPGQKLLFRFLKSHGEILHDKSSKLEQLENEEQEGLDFKEDTLAVSP; translated from the exons ATGCAG GGTGAAGTGACAGTCAGTTCTTCTGTGAGCCCTGTAACAGCAGCTTCCTTACCACTGCAATCACAATCCAGGTGTGCAGCCTTCTCGCAGCCAATCAGTGAAGGCGAAATCTTCAAATTACCAGGCAGGCTCA GAATCCAGCCCTCACTGTGGAGCAAGGATGATGTGATTCACTGGCTAAGATGGGCTGAGAAAGAATATTCACTCCGGCAAACAGACGAAAGCAAGTTTGAAATGAACGGAAAAGCCCTTTGCATTCTCACCAAGGAGGATTTCAGATACAGGGCTCCTAGTTCAG GTGTGAAGTGCAGGTTAGAAGTTTCCCCAGCTGCAGTCCCCTCATTGTCAACGAGCTGTCTGAGCCATGCAGAACAGCTCAGGTCTCCTAGCAAAGCTTCCTGTACAGCGGAGCCACTTAATCTCTCTCATCACAGCCCAGAAGTCAGCTACAGGGCAGAGATCATCTGTTCTTTTCCCAATACATCGCCAGCCCCAGTCGATGGAAAAATTGCAG ACTGCAGGTTACTCTGGGATTATGTCTATCAGCTCCTCTCTGACAGCCGGTATGAGCCATACATCAAGTGGGAAGATAAAGAAGCCAAGATTTTCCGGGTTGTTGATCCTAATGGACTTGCCAGGCTCTGGGGAAATCATAAG AACCGGgtgaacatgacttatgagaagatgTCAAGAGCCTTAAGACATTACTACAAACTCAACATTATCAAAAAGGAACCGGGACAGAAGCTGTTATTTAG atttctgAAGAGTCATGGGGAGATACTACATGACAAATCAAGCAAACTAGAGCAGCTGGAGAATGAGGAGCAGGAAGGACTGGATTTTAAGGAGGACACACTGGCGGTCTCACCCTAG
- the ETV7 gene encoding transcription factor ETV7 isoform X1, with protein MQGEVTVSSSVSPVTAASLPLQSQSRCAAFSQPISEGEIFKLPGRLRIQPSLWSKDDVIHWLRWAEKEYSLRQTDESKFEMNGKALCILTKEDFRYRAPSSGDVLYELLQYIKTQRRALMCSPLFNSPFREAKHMQIQSHPEGVKCRLEVSPAAVPSLSTSCLSHAEQLRSPSKASCTAEPLNLSHHSPEVSYRAEIICSFPNTSPAPVDGKIADCRLLWDYVYQLLSDSRYEPYIKWEDKEAKIFRVVDPNGLARLWGNHKNRVNMTYEKMSRALRHYYKLNIIKKEPGQKLLFRFLKSHGEILHDKSSKLEQLENEEQEGLDFKEDTLAVSP; from the exons ATGCAG GGTGAAGTGACAGTCAGTTCTTCTGTGAGCCCTGTAACAGCAGCTTCCTTACCACTGCAATCACAATCCAGGTGTGCAGCCTTCTCGCAGCCAATCAGTGAAGGCGAAATCTTCAAATTACCAGGCAGGCTCA GAATCCAGCCCTCACTGTGGAGCAAGGATGATGTGATTCACTGGCTAAGATGGGCTGAGAAAGAATATTCACTCCGGCAAACAGACGAAAGCAAGTTTGAAATGAACGGAAAAGCCCTTTGCATTCTCACCAAGGAGGATTTCAGATACAGGGCTCCTAGTTCAG GTGATGTTTTGTATGAGTTACTCCAGTACATTAAGACCCAGAGAAGAGCCCTGATGTGCAGCCCTTTATTTAACTCACCCTTTAGGGAGGCAAAACACATGCAGATCCAGAGCCATCCAGAAG GTGTGAAGTGCAGGTTAGAAGTTTCCCCAGCTGCAGTCCCCTCATTGTCAACGAGCTGTCTGAGCCATGCAGAACAGCTCAGGTCTCCTAGCAAAGCTTCCTGTACAGCGGAGCCACTTAATCTCTCTCATCACAGCCCAGAAGTCAGCTACAGGGCAGAGATCATCTGTTCTTTTCCCAATACATCGCCAGCCCCAGTCGATGGAAAAATTGCAG ACTGCAGGTTACTCTGGGATTATGTCTATCAGCTCCTCTCTGACAGCCGGTATGAGCCATACATCAAGTGGGAAGATAAAGAAGCCAAGATTTTCCGGGTTGTTGATCCTAATGGACTTGCCAGGCTCTGGGGAAATCATAAG AACCGGgtgaacatgacttatgagaagatgTCAAGAGCCTTAAGACATTACTACAAACTCAACATTATCAAAAAGGAACCGGGACAGAAGCTGTTATTTAG atttctgAAGAGTCATGGGGAGATACTACATGACAAATCAAGCAAACTAGAGCAGCTGGAGAATGAGGAGCAGGAAGGACTGGATTTTAAGGAGGACACACTGGCGGTCTCACCCTAG